One Mercenaria mercenaria strain notata chromosome 12, MADL_Memer_1, whole genome shotgun sequence DNA segment encodes these proteins:
- the LOC123566183 gene encoding uncharacterized protein LOC123566183 isoform X3 yields the protein MELHIDRSLFEFEQGNREDARAKRAERRGCLIRASVAVIVALVILGGVIVTVWVTTKEEEAQTKTTDIDRVDEETTGCGPFKLPYSGSGPTLIVGDTSSFYRTGCKISGNCWTRKQCYDCLKGPNRDRVGNLNHIPVCCPHCGRYGLTLSWSSCYCNS from the exons AGAAGATGCACGGGCAAAGCGGGCTGAGCGGAGGGGGTGTCTTATTAGAGCGTCAGTTGCAGTGATAGTTGCTTTAGTTATTCTAGGTGGTGTAATAGTAACCGTTTGGGTTACAACGAAAGAAG AAGAAGCACAGACGAAAACAACAGATATTGATCGTGTTGATGAAGAAACAACAG GCTGCGGACCATTCAAACTGCCATATTCTGGATCAGGTCCAACTTTGATAGTTGGAGACACGTCTTCGTTTTATAGGACTGGCTGCA aaataagtGGTAACTGCTGGACAAGAAAACAGTGCTACGATTGTCTTAAAGGCCCTAACAGGGACAGAGTCGGGAATCTCAACCATATACCTGTGTGCTGTCCGCATTGTGGGAGATACGGACTTACTCTGTCATGGTCCAGTTGTTACTGCAATAGCTAA
- the LOC123566183 gene encoding uncharacterized protein LOC123566183 isoform X2 — MELHIDRSLFEFEQGNREDARAKRAERRGCLIRASVAVIVALVILGGVIVTVWVTTKEEEAQTKTTDIDRVDEETTGIYSGCGPFKLPYSGSGPTLIVGDTSSFYRTGCKISGNCWTRKQCYDCLKGPNRDRVGNLNHIPVCCPHCGRYGLTLSWSSCYCNS; from the exons AGAAGATGCACGGGCAAAGCGGGCTGAGCGGAGGGGGTGTCTTATTAGAGCGTCAGTTGCAGTGATAGTTGCTTTAGTTATTCTAGGTGGTGTAATAGTAACCGTTTGGGTTACAACGAAAGAAG AAGAAGCACAGACGAAAACAACAGATATTGATCGTGTTGATGAAGAAACAACAGGTATTTACTCAG GCTGCGGACCATTCAAACTGCCATATTCTGGATCAGGTCCAACTTTGATAGTTGGAGACACGTCTTCGTTTTATAGGACTGGCTGCA aaataagtGGTAACTGCTGGACAAGAAAACAGTGCTACGATTGTCTTAAAGGCCCTAACAGGGACAGAGTCGGGAATCTCAACCATATACCTGTGTGCTGTCCGCATTGTGGGAGATACGGACTTACTCTGTCATGGTCCAGTTGTTACTGCAATAGCTAA